A single Lolium perenne isolate Kyuss_39 chromosome 6, Kyuss_2.0, whole genome shotgun sequence DNA region contains:
- the LOC127305143 gene encoding uncharacterized protein: MGNVTSSVAAKLAFFPPEPATYEVLAEGAGLRMTGVLPDANVDVHALPTRAGTRVVAAFWRHPSARLTLLYSHGNAADLGQMLGLFMELRSHLRVNIMSYDYSGYGASTGKPSEYNTYYDIEAVYDCLKKEYGIEQEDLILYGQSVGSGPTLHLASRLEKLRGVVLHSGILSGIRVLYPVKVTLWFDIFKNIDKIKQVECPVLVIHGTADDIVDFSHGKRLWELAKEKYDPLWVKGGGHCNLETYPEYIRHLRKFINTMEKLAKEKIPKAPQMPASSSMEEAKQNKCLRFGK, translated from the exons ATGGGGAACGTGACGTCGTCGGTGGCGGCGAAGCTGGCCTTCTTCCCGCCGGAGCCGGCCACGTACGAGGTGCTGGCCGAGGGCGCCGGGCTGCGGATGACGGGGGTGCTGCCCGACGCGAACGTGGACGTGCACGCGCTGCCCACCCGGGCCGGCACGCGCGTCGTCGCCGCCTTCTGGCGCCACCCCTCCGCGCGCCTCACGCTGCTCTACTCCCACGGCAACGCCGCCGACCTCGGCCAGATGCTCGGCCTCTTCATGGAGCTGCGCTCACACCTCCGCGTCAACATCATGAG CTATGATTATTCGGGAtacggggcctctacaggaaaa CCATCGGAATATAACACATACTACGACATAGAGGCTGTCTATGACTGTTTGAAAAAGGAGTATGGGATAGAGCAAGAGGATCTGATCCTGTATGGGCAATCAGTTGGAAGTGGACCGACATTGCACTTGGCCTCGCGTTTGGAAAAACTAAGAGGGGTCGTTCTTCACAGCGGTATTCTATCAGGCATACGCGTTTTGTATCCAGTAAAAGTGACACTTTGGTTTGATATCTTCAAG AACATTGACAAAATAAAGCAGGTCGAATGTCCAGTGCTGGTTATACAT GGCACAGCAGACGATATCGTCGACTTCTCTCACGGCAAGCGCTTGTGGGAGCTAGCGAAGGAGAAGTACGACCCTCTGTGGGTCAAAGGCGGTGGTCACTGCAACCTGGAGACTTACCCCGAGTACATCCGCCATCTCCGGAAGTTCATCAACACGATGGAGAAGCTCGCAAAAGAGAAAATACCGAAGGCACCGCAGATGCCGGCGTCCTCGAGCATGGAGGAAGCAAAACAGAACAAATGCTTGAGATTCGGGAAGTGA
- the LOC127309136 gene encoding protein neprosin produces MGCGYVVMPILLCFLFAPSYNSLAEPIDGGSNPTNEKNTTLSVPKAFRFVPGKFIDGGGNTISHYAMWHTGLGKNYGLRAEMSIWGSPDQQYSQESGAAIQMYCEDAGHYSLIEAGFHVSPSLYHNRDVRFFTYSTKDTTSAGCYNSDCAGFVPAKGAALVPGQAVAPPSIYGEADHYARISLNEDPNSGDWVLYRHDLDEPSFLGHFPRELCPTNSRIQALTGFVNYLKTTSGPPMGSGHFPEDKDAKRSAYFKHVKMYDSKGHAWDPHTTRVFDVVDKPDCYRATGLLIDFNMGYTFYYGGPSGCVG; encoded by the exons ATGGGTTGTGGTTATGTTGTCATGCCAATCTTATTGTGCTTTTTATTTGCACCTTCCTACAACAGTTTGGCTGAGCCAATAGATGGTGGTAGTAATCCGACTAATGAGAAG AACACTACTCTCTCGGTGCCTAAAGCTTTCCGCTTCGTCCCAGGAAAATTTATAGATGGTGGAGGCAACACTATATCTCAT TACGCAATGTGGCACACAGGGCTAGGGAAAAACTATGGTCTTCGAGCTGAAATGAGTATATGGGGTTCGCCAGATCAACAATACTCTCAAGAGTCTGGAGCAGCCATACAGATGTACTGTGAAGATGCGGGACATTACAGCTTAATTGAAGCTGGATTTCAT GTTTCCCCGTCTTTGTACCATAATAGAGATGTTCGCTTCTTTACATACTCGACG AAAGATACTACATCAGCGGGATGCTACAACTCAGATTGTGCGGGATTCGTTCCTGCAAAAGGAGCCGCGCTAGTGCCTGGCCAAGCAGTTGCTCCTCCCTCAATTTATGGCGAAGCTGACCACTACGCCAGGATTAGCTTAAACGAG GATCCAAACTCTGGAGATTGGGTGTTGTACCGGCATGATTTAGACGAACCATCATTCTTGGGGCATTTTCCAAGGGAGCTTTGCCCAACAAATTCACGCATACAAGCACTAACTGGATTCGTGAATTACCTCAAGACTACATCGGGTCCTCCAATGGGTAGCGGTCACTTTCCTGAAGACAAGGACGCAAAGAGATCGGCGTACTTCAAGCATGTCAAGATGTACGACTCCAAGGGTCATGCATGGGACCCGCATACCACACGAGTGTTCGATGTAGTTGACAAGCCGGACTGCTACCGAGCAACTGGGTTActtattgacttcaatatgggctACACGTTTTACTACGGTGGACCAAGTGGTTGTGTTGGTTGA